Genomic window (Alteromonas pelagimontana):
ATATCACTTCATTAACTATCGCGGCCAGTTAAAAACCTACGGCATAGAAATTCTTGGGCGTGAAACCCTCTCTCTGCCTTACGGTGAGCTAAAGACTATTAAAGTAAAACTGATTCGCCAGTCCCAATCCCGTGTGACTTTTGCCTGGTTCGCGCCATCGCTGGATTACAACCTGGTTCGTCTGCAACAGTTTAAAGATGGTGATGAACAAGGAGAGATCCGCCTGCAAAGTTATCGGCATTTGTAAGTCCATCGGCATAAATTAATTTCTCATTTAACCTAGTGTCTCCCGATTGCTGAAGCTGCGCTGCATTCGGCAGCGTTTTTCTTAAACCGTTTACTATCCTTCAACGTTATTTTCTTGATCTTTTTGAAATGAAACTATAGTTTTAACTCATTCTGGTCTGACCTCGAAAATTTCTACGACATTGCAGGTGGTTTGCGTAACGTAGGAAATGAAAGGAAATGGCCGAGATTTATATTCAGGAGTTGAAGAATGGCAGAGTTAGTCTGGTTTTTAATAATAGTCGTCGCCCTGGCTGTTGCCAGTTATAAACGTATGAGTTTAATCAATACGGTTGCTCTTGTGGCGGCCGTTATGGTGTTGGGTACGTTGTTCGGCGACATCGATTGGTTGGGTTGGTTGTTGTTCGTCGTTATTGCTGTTCCGTTAAGCATTACTGACATTCGGAAGCAGTACATTTCAAGCCGGATCCTGTCGTTTTATCGTAAAGTCATGCCTGAGATGTCTACCACAGAACAAGAGGCCATTGACGCCGGCACTGTCTGGTGGGACGGCGATATCTTTAGCGGCAAACCTGATTGGGAAAAGCTGCACGCGATTCCAAAGGGGAGATTAACTCCAGAAGAAAAAGCATTTTTAGAAGGCCCGGTAGATCGGGTTTGCCATATGGTTGATGAATGGCAAATCAACCACACCGATGCAGACTTGCCGCCTGATATCTGGGATTTTCTCAAAGAACACAAATTCTTTGCCATGATTATTAAAAAGAAATACGGGGGGTTACAATTTTCAGCCTTTGCGCAATCGCGCATATTGCAAAAGTTGGCAGGCCGTAGTGCAGTATTATCCAGTACCGTAGGTGTCCCTAATTCGCTTGGACCGGGGGAATTACTTCAACACTATGGAACAAAAGAGCAGCAAGATCACTATCTGCCGCGGTTAGCCAATGGTGACGAGATCCCGTGTTTTGCTTTAACCGGCCCAGAGGCAGGATCCGATGCTGGCGCCATTCCCGATGTAGGTATCGTGTGTAAAGGGACATGGGAAGGCCAGGAAGTTGTTGGAATGCGGCTGACCTTTAATAAACGCTATATCACTCTTGCGCCAATTGCGACCGTTATCGGTCTTGCATTTAAGCTGCGCGACCCGGATGGTTTATTGGGTAGTAAGCAAGAACTGGGAATTACCTGTGCGTTGATACCTCGGGACACCGCAGGGCTTGAAATTGGACGGCGCCACTTGCCACTGAACACTCCCTTTCAAAACGGACCTATCCGCGGCAAAGATATTTTTGTTCCCTTAGACTACATTATTGGCGGTGCGCCAATGGCTGGTAAAGGCTGGCGGATGCTGATGGAATGTTTATCAGTCGGTCGTTGTATTACCCTGCCTTCCACTGCAGCGGGCGGCGCTAAAACTGTCGCATTGGCTACAGGCGCGTATTCACGCATTCGCCGCCAATTCCGTATTCCTGTAGGAATGATGGAAGGTGTAGAAGAAATGCTGGGAAGAATTGGCGGCAATGCTTACCTGATGGACGCAGTCACTCGCTTTTCAACCGTAGGTGTGGATTTAGGTGAGAAACCGTCAGTTGTTTCGGCTATCAGTAAGTATCATTTAACGGAGAAGATGCGTCAGGTTATTAATGATTCCATGGATATCCATGGCGGAAAAGGCATCATGTTAGGGCCAAATAATTACCTGGGTCGTGGTTACCAGGGCGCCCCCATATCAATTACCGTTGAAGGTGCCAACATCCTGACACGTAATATGATGATATTTGGTCAGGGAGCGATGCGTTGCCACCCTTATGTGCTAAAGGAAATTCAAGCTGCTGCAATGGAAGATCGGCGCGAACAACTTGCCGCCTTTGATAAAGCTGTATTTGGTCATATTGGTTTCGCCATTGCTAACACAGTAAGAAGCTTGTGGTTTTCTTTTACCGGCGGCATTTTCCACACTTCGCCTTTTGCTGATGACACCGCTCGCTATTATAAGTTACTGCAAGGTTACAGTTCCAATCTTGCGCTGCTCGCTGATGTATCGATGGGCGTGCTAGGCGGCGATTTAAAAAGACGCGAACGATTGTCAGCCAGGCTTGGTGATATATTAAGCGGTATTTACCTTGCGAGCGCCACACTTAAACGGTTCGATGAAGATGGACGTCTTCACGAAGACGCCCCACTGATGCATTGGGCAGTGCAAGATACCTTGTATAATATAGAAATTGCGATTGAGAGTTTTCTTGCTAACTTTCCTAACAGAACCGTGGCTCTTGCGCTTAAAGCAATAGTAATACCGTTTGGTCGACGCTGTGAAAAACCATCTGATCGCCTTGAACACGTTATCGCGCAAATTCTGCAAAAACCTTCCTCTGCAAGGTCCCGGCTGGGCGATGGACAGTACATTACTCGCGAGGAAGGGAATCTTTATGGTGATTTGGAGCAAACCCTTGAAGATGTCTTAGCATGCGAACCCATATTTGAACGTATATGTAAACACAGACAAGCGAAACTTCCGTTTACCAACCTGGATAAGCTCGCAGAGGAGGCATTAAACGAAGGCATCATTGATGACCAAGAAGCGGCGCTGCTACACAAAACGGAAGCAGGACGTTTACGTACTATCAATGTGGATGATTTTGCACATGACGAACTTATTGCCAATCAAACCGTTAAAAAACAATAAACGTTTTTTGGTAAAACGAACCGCATAATAAATCAGCTACTATCTCCGGACGGCTCAATTTTCCTTCTCATTGGGCTGTCAGGAAGTTCCCTTCCCCGTTGCTGCCTTTCAAAGACTTAAGAGAGCCTGCAAGAGTAAAACGGTATATTTGTGACATTTTAGCCGCGATTTTGTATCCCCATATCTGCAGGTAAACGAAAACGGCTAAACAATAATTGCATTAGAAGTTTTCAGACCCTGCATGTATGAAAAATAAACAAAAAATATCGAGATGACAGTTCCTACAACAAAAGAAAAGGTGCTTCCACAGACAAAACAATAGCTTTCCATAGCGAAGGTGGCGTAGCGCAACCGCGCTATTGCGCACTTGAACAACAATTCCCTTCTCCTGAGCACAGACTAACACGCTGCATCTTTTGCGGGGCTTAAAAGGGCGTAGGAGAATTCGGTGTGCAGCATACTGCTTTACGTCGTAATGTATCTATGGCAATTAATTGCTCTAAAGTATTCTCTTGGGTTTGGAAATTGCGGTCAACGCGGTAGAATTGCGCCCAATTACAGCCTAAGCAGAGACAAATTACGTGCAAAAATCCGATAATATTTTTGCTACTCCGCTAACGTCAGTAGAAGATTTTAAGTTTGACGAAGCGGTGGCCGATGTTTTTCCCGACATGATTCAGCGTTCAGTTCCGGGTTACCAAACAATAGTAGACACCATTGGCGAAGTGGCAAGCCGCTTCGTTGTTCCCTCTACAAATGTTTATGATCTTGGCTGCTCTTTAGGCGCCGCCAGTCTTGCCATTGCCCGCGGCACTGCACAAATTCCCTGTAATATTATTGCTATTGACAACTCACAGGCTATGGTTTCGCGTTGCGAACGCATTATACAAAGTTTTAGTTTGCCAAACCCTGTCAGCGTAAGATGTGAATCCGCACTAGACACCGACATCACTAATGCATCTATGGTGGTGATGAATTTCACCTTACAATTTATACCGCCTGATGTCCGCCCTGCACTACTTAAACGCATTTACGATGGGCTGCTGCCTGGCGGCATATTGGTGTTATCGGAGAAAATCCGTCACCCATCCGTTACGGGCAACGAAATGCTGGTTGACCTTCATCACCAGTTTAAACGCAATAATGGTTATAGTGAGCTTGAAGTCAGTCAGAAGCGCGCGGCTCTTGAAAACGTCATGCTTACTGATACTTTCAGCGAACATGAAGCGCGTCTCAAAACAGCGGGTTTCAGTGATGTGGTAATGTGGTTTAAGTGCTACAACTTCACTTCGATGCTGGCAGTGAAAGCAAAGCGCGGGGATCGTGATGAATAATACTGCTGTAACCTGGTTTGAAGAATGCTATCAATCACTCTTAGGCACACCATTGTCTCACTGGCTGGAAACCTTGCCTGGGCAAATCAGCCACTGGTTAAAACATGATCGGCACGGCGAATTCGATAAATGGACGCGGCTAATCGAAAAGATGCCTCACACTACACCTTCGAAAATCGAATTCGCAAGTGAGGTACGCATCGGCTGTGCAGAAGATATTGATGATTACACGTCAAAGCAGTTACAGGGATTGCTTAAACAGTTTATGCCGTGGCGGAAAGGACCATATTTCTTACATGACATTCATATTGACACTGAATGGCGTTCTGACTGGAAGTGGGATCGTGTCGTTCCACATATTTCACCATTGGAAAGCCGTACCGTATTAGATGTTGGCTGCGGCAGCGGCTACCACATGTGGCGCATGTTGGGGCAGAATGCCAGCCGCGTAATTGGTATCGATCCTACCGTTTTATTCTTTATGCAGTTTCAAATTATTAAACGGTTTGCTCAAGACAGCAGGATTCACTTTCTCCCCCTGGGAATTGAACAGATGCAGGCACTTGACGCATTCGACACCGTTTTTTCCATGGGAGTGCTCTATCATCGTAAAGACCCGTTGCAGTTCTTAACCCAACTGAAGCATCAGTTGCGCCCCGGTGGCGAGTTGGTATTAGAAACCCTGGTGGTAGAGGGAGACGAAAACACGGTATTTATGCCCGGTGAACGCTACGCGCAGATGCGAAATGTATGGTTTCTTCCTAGCGTAGCAGCGTTAATAATCTGGCTTGAGCGGCTGGGATTTATCAATATTAAAATGGTGGATGTGAATGTCACCAGGCTGGATGAGCAACGCCAGACGCCGTGGATGACCTCCCAGTCACTGAAAGATTTTCTGGATCCTGAAGATCTTTCACGCACCATAGAAGGATATCCTGCACCACAACGTGCCGTAATCGTGGCCACACGCAAATAGCGGGCGTTATCTTCCAGATATAAAAGAAGTTGGCACAGATGTTGTAACCTGATTCGACAAAACGAATGCAGGATATTGCACCGACATAGGTAGCTCATGGATATAGCTGATTTTTTAGCCCAGCATCAATTGCCAACTTCTTACGCATCCATCGCACAACAATGGTTCATTCCCCTTGCTGATGAGATTAAAACGCACGCAGATGGTGCAGCTAAGCCATTTTTTGTGGGTGTAAATGGATGTCAGGGATCAGGAAAGTCCACGCTGTGTGAGTTTCTGGTTAGTTATCTGAACGCTACCTATAACCTAAACGCGGTAAGCGTGTCGTTGGACGACTTCTACTTACCGCAATCAGACCGCGCGTCGCTGGCGAAAGACGTGCATCCTCTTTTAGCTACTCGCGGTGTTCCCGGAACTCACAATACCGAACTGGCGCTGGCAACCTTCGCGAAATTAAGGCATGAAGGTAACGCACCGCTCCCTCGCTTTAATAAAGCGGTGGATAATCCCTTTCCTGTTAATGAATGGCCAGTGATCAATACGCCGCCCGATATCGTTTTAATGGAAGGATGGTGCTGGGGCGTTCCCCCGCAAGCCGAATCTGAACTTAAATTTCCGATAAACAGACTCGAACAGGAAGAAGATCCCGTTGGCATCTGGCGGAAGTTTGTGAATACTCAATTAGCTGGCGATTACCAGACTCTCTTTGATGAAATGAATTATTGGGTCATGCTTAAAGGGCCGTCATTTGAGCATGTCTATCAGTGGCGTTGTGAGCAAGAACATAAGTTGGCAGCAAAACTTGGTAACCGCGGAGCAGGTATTATGACTGACGAGCAGATAGCGCGTTTTATTCAACATTACCAAAGGCTAACGGAACACGGCTTCGCTACGCTTCCTGCCCAATGTGATCAGGTATTTGAGTTAGATGGGAACCGTCAGATAGTAAACGTAATAAAGGCGAAGTAATGCAAAACGCGAACACCGTAATATTTACTGATATGGATGGTACTTTGCTGGACCACCATACCTATAGTTTTGAAGCCGCACGCCCTACTCTTGAATTGCTATCCCGACGGCATATTCCGGTACTGCCGACAACCAGCAAGACCTACGCGGAGCTGGTTGATTTGCGAAAGAAAATTGGCCTTTCTGGCCCTTTTATCGTAGAAAATGGCGCAGCGGCTTACATTCCGCACGGCTTTTTTCAACAAAAGCCAGCAGGAACGGTCTGGCAAGATGGCTTTTGGTGCAAAGCCTTTATTTCTTCCAAACATTATTGGTTGAAAATGCTGGAAATAATAAAGAATGACTTTGCCGGGGAGTTTACCCATTTCAGCAATATGACTCTTGCTGACATTCAGGATGCCACCGGCTTGGACGAGGCTTCCGCCGGGCGTGCTGCGCAGAGGCAATTTGGCGAACCAGTGCTATGGCTGGGCTCTGAAGAGCGCAAAACAGAGTTTATTCGCGCAATTCGAGAGCGCGGCGCTTTTCCCTTGGAAGGCGGCCGCTTTATTCACATATCTGGAGATTGCAATAAAGGAAACGCACTGCAATGGTTTATGGAAGAGTATCACCGGCAGACCAGTGTGAATGCTACCTCAATCGCATTAGGTGACGGTAAAAACGATATAGCAATGCTGGAAGCAGCAAATATTGCTGTACGTATAGCGTCCCCCAGTCACCCTCCTCCACCACTACAAAAAGAAGAAAAGGTTTATACCAGTAACCTGCATGGGCCAGAAGGCTGGACAGAAATACTTACACGTTTGCTTTCTTTAGAAGATTAGGAGGATACATGGCTGACTTTTATCAAAATGGTGTCGTCACGACATTACATAACTTATCGCGCCGTCCCACAGAAGAGCTCGAAGCAGAACTGCTGCGCTTCTCTCAGAAACGTCCCATGGCGCTAATTTTACCTTCATTATTTTCAGAACTCGAAGGTGAAGCGCTACCGCATATCGTTGACGAATTGACAAACGTCCCTTACTTGTCTGAAATCGTTATCGGACTAGACAGAGCCTCAAAAGAACAATATCAACACGCGCTCAAGTTTTTTGGGCGACTGCCACAGCATCATAGGGTGCTATGGAATGATGGTCCTCGCTTAAAAGCCATTGATGATGAACTTATGGAACTAGGCCTGGCGCCGAAAGAATTGGGTAAGGGCCGAAATGTCTGGTACTGCATGGGCTACATTCTGGCTTCTAACCGAGCTGAATCGGTAGCATTACATGACTGCGACATTGTGACGTATAATCGCGATTTACTGGCGCGGCTGATCTACCCTGTAGCCAATCCCATGTTTAACTATGAGTTTTGCAAAGGCTATTACGCGCGGGTGGCTGACGGTAAAATTAACGGGCGGGTGTCGCGCCTGCTGGTAACGCCCCTGCTTCGCGCCCTGAAAAGAACATTAGGCGATAACGAATATCTGGAATTTATGGATAGCTTCCGTTATCCGCTGGCTGGCGAATTTTCCTTCCGCCGGGATGTGCTTAACGACATTCGTATTCCGAGTGATTGGGGCTTGGAAATCGGCGTACTCTCTGAGATGCATCGTAACTACAATCATAACAGGCTGTGTCAGGCTGATATCGCTGATGCTTACGATCATAAACACCAGGATTTGTCGTTGAACAACGACCAGGGCGGCTTGTCAAAAATGTCAATTGATATCACCAAAGCGGTGTTTCGAAAACTAGCCACTCAGGGGCAAGCGTTCAGTAACGAAATGTTCCGTTCGATTAAAGCGACGTATTATCGAATAGCGCTGGACTTCGTAGAAACCTATCATAACGATGCGGTAATGAACGGCTTGAACCTGGATATCCATAGCGAAGAAAAAGCAGTAGAAATGTTTGCCAGTAATATTATGAAAGCGGGCCAAAGCTTTCTCGAAAATCCTATGGAAACCCCATTTATTCCTAGCTGGAACCGGGTAACAAGCGCAGTGCCAGATATTTTGGATCGATTACTGGAGGCTGTAGAAGCTGATACCTCAGAACTATTAGGGTAAAGAATGAGTACAAACTGGAACCTCTTACACGAAAAGGTCAGTCATCATTTGCAGGCCATATATGTTGACGTGGTCATTAAGACTCCCGTTGGTGAGTTGGCCACGATACTGCTGCAGAAGATGAGGATTACAAAAGACGAAGATATTATCGTGTCGGCGGCCCATAACAATTATTGGGACGAAGGCGACATCGTCATGATCACCTATGGTGATAGCATTACAAACGAGCAAGAAAGACCGCTGTTTACATTGCTGCGATTTTTGCACACCTACTGCAAAAACAGCATAAATAATGTACACATTTTACCGTTCTTTCCTTACAGCTCAGACGATGGGTTTTCGGTTATTGACTACTCCAGCGTAAATGAAGCGCTAGGCAGCTGGGATGAGATAAGCCGGATTGCCAATGAGTATGGCTTAATGGTGGATTTGGTAGTAAACCATTGCTCAGCCAGAAGCAAATGGTTTGATAATTTCATCAAAGGTGAAGGCCCAGGAAGCGATTTCTTCTTTACCGCCGATCCTGGCGATGATTTATCACAAGTTACCCGTCCCAGAGTGTCGCCGTTACTTCGGGAAACTCAGACCGCCGAGGGTACAAAGTATGTTTGGTGTACGTTTAGTCATGATCAGGTCGATTTCGACTTCTCCAATCCTGACGTATTAGTCGCCTTTGTCGACATAATTCGGCTTTATATTGATAAGGGCACCAAGATATTTCGGTTGGATGCTGTAGCGTTTCTGTGGAAAGTGGTAGGCACCAGTTGCATTAATCTTCCGCAGACCCATGAGGTGATTCGCTTAATCCGCACCTTAGTTGAACATGTTGATCCAAGTATTATTCTTATTACTGAAACCAACATTCCGAACCGCGAAAACCTGACTTACTTCGGTAATGCCAATGAAGCCCATGCTATTTATAACTTCTCATTACCACCCTTACTGGTGAATACGCTCGTAACCGGAGACTGTCGGTATTTGAAAAGCTGGATGATGAGCATGCCACCGGCGCAAAACGGAACGACGTATTTTAACTTCATCGCCTCCCATGACGGCATCGGGTTACGTCCGGCAGAAGGGTTGCTCAGCGATGAGGAAATCTCCACCCTTGTTCATACCATGCAAAGTTTTGGCGGCAAGATTTCCTGGCGCGCTTCTGCACATGGGCAACAAAAGCCATACGAAATCAATATTACGTTATTTGATGCGCTACAAGGCACAGCAAACGGCCCTGACAAATGGCAGGTCGACAGATTTATTTGCGCCCACGCCATAATGTTAGGGATGGAAGGCATGCCGGGAATTTATATCCATAGTCTGCTGGGAACGTCGAACGATTATGAGAAAGTGGCGAATACCGGCCAAAATCGCTCTATAAATCGCAGGCGTTGGGATTATGGTGAGCTGGAAACATTACTGGATTCCCCTCACTCGCAACATCACAAAGTGTTGACTCGCATGTCTCAACTAATTCGCATCCGAAAAGCGCAACCTGCGTTTCATCCTAACGCCACACAGTTTACTTTGCAGTTGGGCAACAAACTGTTTGGCTATTGGCGCCAAAGCCTTGATCGCAAACAAAGCATTTTTTGCATCAATAACATCAGCGATGAAGAACAGGCCGTCTTGCTTTCAGATATTAATCTGATTGGTACGGATGTGTGGATAAATCTAATCACTCGTGAAGAAATTACTGATGTGGGCGGCTTTATACAGTTAAAACCTTATCAAACGTTGTGGATCAGTAATCAGGATATCGAATAAAAAGTCCCTCTTATTCACTCGTCTGTAACCGACACAGATAGCATCCCGCTATCTGTGTTTATTCTCTACACTTTCGTTGGCAAGCTGTTGTAAGTACGCGATAATCCCCTCTTTGGAAAAACTGACGTAATCGCCACTACGCTAGCGGTGCGGGTGATCCATGTCGCTTTTCTCAAACTGCACTCATAAAATGAGCCCTCGTAACTGCTAATTAAAGTATATGAAGCGATTATTTCCGAGAATTAACTCACTTATTTTTATTCAACTTTGGGAGATATAATGGTGTTACAGAGTTCTTCTGCCTGGCTGCCACTTTCCGAAGCCGTTAATCGAATATTGCAGGCGGCGCCCGCTGTTTCAAGCGCCGAGTCTATTGCATTAGAAGACGCCCTGGGACGTGTGGTTGCCAATGATATTACTGCTCCAGTCAATGTACCACCGTGGGATAACTCTGCCATGGATGGGTACGCTGTGAAATCAGGTAACGCGGTAGCAGAAGGTAAATTAACCATTACTGGCACTCTCACCGCAGGCATGGACCCAGCCCCTTTCACAGTCGCAGATGGCGAAGCGATAAGAATAATGACAGGTGCGCCTATTCCCGCGGGTGCTGATGCCGTTGTCATTCAGGAAGATACCCATCGTGCAGGTGACTGCCTTACTGTGCTTCAATCTGCTTCAGTGGGAGACAATATTCGCCGCTGTGGAAGCGACATAGTCAAAGGTGAAACTGTGATCGAACGTGGCACTCGAATCGAAGCCAGTCACATTATGTTGCTGGCATCTTTGGGTTTGGCGCATTTGCATGTGACTCCCAAAGTTAAGGTAGGCGTTGTGGCTACCGGTGATGAACTGGTTGCGCCTGGTGGTTCATTGAGTAACGGCCAGATTTTCGAATCCAATCGCGCTGGCATTTGCAGTTTACTGGCCCCGTTTCAAGTCTTAATCACAGATTATGGCATCGTGAAGGACGATCCTGCCGC
Coding sequences:
- a CDS encoding sugar phosphorylase gives rise to the protein MSTNWNLLHEKVSHHLQAIYVDVVIKTPVGELATILLQKMRITKDEDIIVSAAHNNYWDEGDIVMITYGDSITNEQERPLFTLLRFLHTYCKNSINNVHILPFFPYSSDDGFSVIDYSSVNEALGSWDEISRIANEYGLMVDLVVNHCSARSKWFDNFIKGEGPGSDFFFTADPGDDLSQVTRPRVSPLLRETQTAEGTKYVWCTFSHDQVDFDFSNPDVLVAFVDIIRLYIDKGTKIFRLDAVAFLWKVVGTSCINLPQTHEVIRLIRTLVEHVDPSIILITETNIPNRENLTYFGNANEAHAIYNFSLPPLLVNTLVTGDCRYLKSWMMSMPPAQNGTTYFNFIASHDGIGLRPAEGLLSDEEISTLVHTMQSFGGKISWRASAHGQQKPYEINITLFDALQGTANGPDKWQVDRFICAHAIMLGMEGMPGIYIHSLLGTSNDYEKVANTGQNRSINRRRWDYGELETLLDSPHSQHHKVLTRMSQLIRIRKAQPAFHPNATQFTLQLGNKLFGYWRQSLDRKQSIFCINNISDEEQAVLLSDINLIGTDVWINLITREEITDVGGFIQLKPYQTLWISNQDIE
- a CDS encoding glycosyltransferase family protein; translation: MADFYQNGVVTTLHNLSRRPTEELEAELLRFSQKRPMALILPSLFSELEGEALPHIVDELTNVPYLSEIVIGLDRASKEQYQHALKFFGRLPQHHRVLWNDGPRLKAIDDELMELGLAPKELGKGRNVWYCMGYILASNRAESVALHDCDIVTYNRDLLARLIYPVANPMFNYEFCKGYYARVADGKINGRVSRLLVTPLLRALKRTLGDNEYLEFMDSFRYPLAGEFSFRRDVLNDIRIPSDWGLEIGVLSEMHRNYNHNRLCQADIADAYDHKHQDLSLNNDQGGLSKMSIDITKAVFRKLATQGQAFSNEMFRSIKATYYRIALDFVETYHNDAVMNGLNLDIHSEEKAVEMFASNIMKAGQSFLENPMETPFIPSWNRVTSAVPDILDRLLEAVEADTSELLG
- the cmoB gene encoding tRNA 5-methoxyuridine(34)/uridine 5-oxyacetic acid(34) synthase CmoB, with protein sequence MNNTAVTWFEECYQSLLGTPLSHWLETLPGQISHWLKHDRHGEFDKWTRLIEKMPHTTPSKIEFASEVRIGCAEDIDDYTSKQLQGLLKQFMPWRKGPYFLHDIHIDTEWRSDWKWDRVVPHISPLESRTVLDVGCGSGYHMWRMLGQNASRVIGIDPTVLFFMQFQIIKRFAQDSRIHFLPLGIEQMQALDAFDTVFSMGVLYHRKDPLQFLTQLKHQLRPGGELVLETLVVEGDENTVFMPGERYAQMRNVWFLPSVAALIIWLERLGFINIKMVDVNVTRLDEQRQTPWMTSQSLKDFLDPEDLSRTIEGYPAPQRAVIVATRK
- the moeA gene encoding molybdopterin molybdotransferase MoeA — encoded protein: MVLQSSSAWLPLSEAVNRILQAAPAVSSAESIALEDALGRVVANDITAPVNVPPWDNSAMDGYAVKSGNAVAEGKLTITGTLTAGMDPAPFTVADGEAIRIMTGAPIPAGADAVVIQEDTHRAGDCLTVLQSASVGDNIRRCGSDIVKGETVIERGTRIEASHIMLLASLGLAHLHVTPKVKVGVVATGDELVAPGGSLSNGQIFESNRAGICSLLAPFQVLITDYGIVKDDPAALKSIFTRAAEKEDILISSGGVSVGDADFVKAIVGELGSIDFWKIAIKPGKPFAFGTLGRCLFCGVPGNPVSAFVTTQKLVMPLIRKLQGEQLPNTSSQLTLHAILQKEVVRRPGREDFQRATMFTDNNNQLCVKPLPKQSSGVMTSMTQANCFLVIPAQQGNLAVGDTVIIQPFSVTGNWTPP
- a CDS encoding kinase, encoding MDIADFLAQHQLPTSYASIAQQWFIPLADEIKTHADGAAKPFFVGVNGCQGSGKSTLCEFLVSYLNATYNLNAVSVSLDDFYLPQSDRASLAKDVHPLLATRGVPGTHNTELALATFAKLRHEGNAPLPRFNKAVDNPFPVNEWPVINTPPDIVLMEGWCWGVPPQAESELKFPINRLEQEEDPVGIWRKFVNTQLAGDYQTLFDEMNYWVMLKGPSFEHVYQWRCEQEHKLAAKLGNRGAGIMTDEQIARFIQHYQRLTEHGFATLPAQCDQVFELDGNRQIVNVIKAK
- a CDS encoding HAD-IIB family hydrolase, coding for MQNANTVIFTDMDGTLLDHHTYSFEAARPTLELLSRRHIPVLPTTSKTYAELVDLRKKIGLSGPFIVENGAAAYIPHGFFQQKPAGTVWQDGFWCKAFISSKHYWLKMLEIIKNDFAGEFTHFSNMTLADIQDATGLDEASAGRAAQRQFGEPVLWLGSEERKTEFIRAIRERGAFPLEGGRFIHISGDCNKGNALQWFMEEYHRQTSVNATSIALGDGKNDIAMLEAANIAVRIASPSHPPPPLQKEEKVYTSNLHGPEGWTEILTRLLSLED
- the fadE gene encoding acyl-CoA dehydrogenase FadE, yielding MAELVWFLIIVVALAVASYKRMSLINTVALVAAVMVLGTLFGDIDWLGWLLFVVIAVPLSITDIRKQYISSRILSFYRKVMPEMSTTEQEAIDAGTVWWDGDIFSGKPDWEKLHAIPKGRLTPEEKAFLEGPVDRVCHMVDEWQINHTDADLPPDIWDFLKEHKFFAMIIKKKYGGLQFSAFAQSRILQKLAGRSAVLSSTVGVPNSLGPGELLQHYGTKEQQDHYLPRLANGDEIPCFALTGPEAGSDAGAIPDVGIVCKGTWEGQEVVGMRLTFNKRYITLAPIATVIGLAFKLRDPDGLLGSKQELGITCALIPRDTAGLEIGRRHLPLNTPFQNGPIRGKDIFVPLDYIIGGAPMAGKGWRMLMECLSVGRCITLPSTAAGGAKTVALATGAYSRIRRQFRIPVGMMEGVEEMLGRIGGNAYLMDAVTRFSTVGVDLGEKPSVVSAISKYHLTEKMRQVINDSMDIHGGKGIMLGPNNYLGRGYQGAPISITVEGANILTRNMMIFGQGAMRCHPYVLKEIQAAAMEDRREQLAAFDKAVFGHIGFAIANTVRSLWFSFTGGIFHTSPFADDTARYYKLLQGYSSNLALLADVSMGVLGGDLKRRERLSARLGDILSGIYLASATLKRFDEDGRLHEDAPLMHWAVQDTLYNIEIAIESFLANFPNRTVALALKAIVIPFGRRCEKPSDRLEHVIAQILQKPSSARSRLGDGQYITREEGNLYGDLEQTLEDVLACEPIFERICKHRQAKLPFTNLDKLAEEALNEGIIDDQEAALLHKTEAGRLRTINVDDFAHDELIANQTVKKQ
- the cmoA gene encoding carboxy-S-adenosyl-L-methionine synthase CmoA, whose amino-acid sequence is MQKSDNIFATPLTSVEDFKFDEAVADVFPDMIQRSVPGYQTIVDTIGEVASRFVVPSTNVYDLGCSLGAASLAIARGTAQIPCNIIAIDNSQAMVSRCERIIQSFSLPNPVSVRCESALDTDITNASMVVMNFTLQFIPPDVRPALLKRIYDGLLPGGILVLSEKIRHPSVTGNEMLVDLHHQFKRNNGYSELEVSQKRAALENVMLTDTFSEHEARLKTAGFSDVVMWFKCYNFTSMLAVKAKRGDRDE